The genomic window ACACAACAAGCCATTAGGTGAAAAATTATCCGACGCAGCCACCAAAGTTGCTGAATCAATTGGAGgtgatacaaataaaactaaatcagaattattgaatttactgAGAATTTACAACGATGAACCTAATGATTCTTCTGAAAAAAAGGTGAAATCTTCTGTTCAGTTAGATGATCTAATATCTGGAATGAAAATTGATCGTTCCCAACCAAAGGATGTGTCCCTTAACTTAAGTGATGTTGATAGAGCCCAACGAGTAAGAGAATTGATAGGCCATAGTTCTGGTGACTATCAAAgaactaaaaattacaaaaaaccaATGGATAATTATGTgccaattagtttatttaccaGTGAACCACTTGGTATATTTAAAGATGTTgctataaataaagatattccAATATTGCCTACTTGGGATAGATTACATGAAAAGAGTTTACAAACAGCAGTAACACATCCaccgaaaaatatttatgaacaaatGATTATTTGGACGGAACAAGGAAAATTGTGGAAATTTCCTATTGATAACGAACAAGGTATGGTTGATGAAAGTGATGTATTTTTCGCTGaacatgtatttttagaaCCATTAATTGATGAATGGTGCCCCAAAAAGGGACCAATTAGACATTTCATGGAATTAGTATGTGTTGGTTTGTCcaaaaatccatttttatctgttgaagaaaaaaaagatcatATTAATTGGTTCAGACAATATTTCTATgagaaaaatcaattattgaatGAAATTGGTGCATTTGAAATTAAGTCATTACCAGAAAATGTTAAGGAGTATTATAAACCTACAATTCcagacaattaaaataaatgaataaatattgtagtgTAGAgcttataaaaagttaataaactatttgacaaaatattatttgttttattgttcaaaaaaccaaccttttatttattataagtgtaaaaaaacattttaaagctTAATTTATtgcacaatttaaaaattaaataaactaataaaatatttctaataatttagtagaatatttgtttagtattCTATCCTTtagattgaattataataaggcatatttatttgaatgatttcaaatattttaaataattagtaaaaataattacctatcaacatttaaaaattagaaatcaaatttttaaaatagtttaaattgtttttaatttggtaCTCAATaacatttagaaaaatgttgtgaattacatattataaggattttttaaatgttcaatattttataccagtGATTTTTAACCTGTGTTCTGTGGCCCACGGGTGGTTCGTGGTACTCATGTTTGAGATCCACGGAACTTTAACACATAACACACATCAATAGGTAACaagatacaattataaatgtgtatgttttgttttttctaattatttaatttgcaatataaaataattattataatatattttggttttgatAACATAAGATGTAAATAAAAGgtattcgaaaaaaattagtaaggTGGTCtacgatatttaaaaaaatttcatttgggGTCTGTGATCTACAAAAGGTTAAGAACCATTGTTTTGTACAATAAACTATTGTAAAACAGacaaaactgataaaaaaataatcaatatacatttttcaaaagaaaagaTATTACTGTAAtgtttgtttaattgtttgaagcaaattattttatttacaaataaaatataataagtggtGTAAGGGGTTTGCCCCCTccccaaaaaaaaacctaaatattctatataatggttagaacaaaataaaaatgaagtacTAATAACTCGtaatttgtatcataaatatattataaccccccgaaaaaaattgtacctatctGCGCCACTGCTTAAGTCATGTAGCTCTGTTCTTGCATAGCCGattcatttgattttaaatgaatcaTACAGCTTAGGGttactttttcaatatttatttggaaaataGGTATCTTTTATAACGCCAATACACGAGTCTtgaaataagtataatgtcTCTAATCATAGAAcgatttttaagatttttaaaatttgtttttacctAGGTACCTAACCTATTCCAGTTATtccacaaatatttaaagctcgtgttactaaaaaaactgttgttaattatgtatttatgtccCCCGTCATATACAAAAACAACTTATACTGATTTAAGACTAAATATGTTGATTTCGACTAATACAGAATACTTTACTTTATCAGACTTAAATAAGTACTTTCGGccttaaattaatgtatccaATTGGAGTAGGTAATTCAGTAATTGGAAACTATttatactgattttcaaaaaatcgtttgataaataaatcacaaaattcttttatataatatattattttatcttggtATCcatgtaagtttttttaattggttaaaatcttacttatttttttaaatttttaaaccgACTTGATTCAACCATTTTTAAGCCTTTTCCATTCATATTAacgcttttattaaaataaacttttaagatGCTAGGATTTATTAATAGAagaatgattaatttaaaaaataccaaaaccttcaaaatattatacttttcccTCGTAATATAGTTTGgatcaattatttttcctaCCATAGTTTTTCACGTATCAGTCTTATTAAAACTGtccagtatacatttttaaaattattacattttaaatgtaggtGGGAACTCGTTTCAAAAAACTTgtacaacttaaaaattacctaattGGGATTTACAATTTGCAAGTCTaggatatcatattattcatattcatatatgattataatgattatatatttatatgacctATTAAATgatcttattagttattattcttattcatTCTTCAGACACTATCCTTGATTGGTTTCAATATAATCAATCACCAATTAagaaaatctaatttattccGTGttccattttataaaaacaattgtacTTTCACTTCATTTTTCCCCAGAGCTCTTTCATTGGCAACCGTTGAACAGTATAACGGGTTATGttgatttgtattttcttCACGTTATTTTCAGCCAGAATGATTTTCTTGTTTCGTGAATTATCTAGTAAACTTGATTTCGGTTTCATTATTaccgttttatattattgtaaatacttataagtactatatttttttttatctttgttctgtatacatataagttaatttaatattataccttctGACATCTAttaagtttaagtttaaacCTCAAACCTGTACTCACTATATATTGTTACTTGTTAAAGCGTTTTATATGacctgttatttatttaaaataaaatatcatggaTGAtgcttattaaaacaaatttaattacggacagtttaaactaaaaattaggaatattatatccaaaatttgttttattttgagtacaaagtagtaggtacctacttatatctTCTTCTGGaatacagttaaaaaattatttttaaaacaacgagttgtataacataacaaaatattacgttttatttgaaaattataacaatactatGTGAGAAGTCCTGAATACTGCAGTAAATTCGTATAACtcgtaatattaatactatttacttGAGTTAGAgagtctatttaatatatatattatatagactctCTAACTTGAGTTATTACTTAATAgcactaatataatagtaattaataatagcacTGCAATGAAAAACGAAAGAGGTGTCACCTTATCTCCTCTGATGATGTagaagtataatgtataagtatgaTGTATgcttatcaatattatcatattatttttgttttaaggtttttttggttatgtataatttttttttaaattgttagaaatatcaaaatattattaattgttattacttaaaactttatcaattcatataatattattatattctatacacagatgtataaacattaaacataatatacgtttataatttatatacctgtGATTCCATATTCTAAATACAGAGCAagaataattctaaaaaacgatttattataattatcatttatcttaaatcttggtataaacatataattaattaaatagttgttGTCATTAAACTATGCTGTGATATGTTTTTTAGTACTAGTTCgtcagttattaaattttatttattttaatagtattttgttgTGAAAAATTAACCTAATGCATAGATATGAGGTAGCTTTAATGATGAATGAAAATCGATTAACAAATAGCTTTAAAAGTTATGTTGGCTGGGATGATGACGAACAGGTAATTTtcttaggtattattttaatacttaatatattaagtaataatacaaaaggtataatatattataagaaacagTAAGTCAGTAACCATTACATTTTAGTACTaagaataatgttaataatattgttttggtaTAAATTTTAGACTATATGATCATTGTAAGTTCTGAACAATTTTCGCATTGTATACCCTGTgtacatttatagttaattttgagttttctataaaaatatttttgggagTTTTTATGATATCTTCAATAAGATTATAAAAGGTTACTTATTTGTCtaacagttatttaaaaatatttattattatttgtataaaaagtgATACAATTTCTTTTAACTCTTAGGtagttagaattttttaatatttttactagagaaaatgttttttgttgaAACTAACTAATAtccgattattatttactttatacatattatattattgtcagtCATGATTAGTTGGGCACGTAGAAGTcatttatactttatgtttaatccaatcataaagttttattcaaagttctattttaaatattttgaaattattattttttttttcgtaatggCTGTTGTAAAATTGTTGTCTATTGTATCTAACTAACATGTTTCTTCATATCTTTgactaacaaattaaaaa from Aphis gossypii isolate Hap1 chromosome 1, ASM2018417v2, whole genome shotgun sequence includes these protein-coding regions:
- the LOC114128568 gene encoding 28S ribosomal protein S31, mitochondrial — encoded protein: MNPTLSIKCIPFINSSKRNTIRGVFCLTQRFKSDDDNNSKKNQLAVEKLNDLLKTMKKGNDTNVLPQQSKPIELAQPRQLARKAEKNNQETNESKHNKPLGEKLSDAATKVAESIGGDTNKTKSELLNLLRIYNDEPNDSSEKKVKSSVQLDDLISGMKIDRSQPKDVSLNLSDVDRAQRVRELIGHSSGDYQRTKNYKKPMDNYVPISLFTSEPLGIFKDVAINKDIPILPTWDRLHEKSLQTAVTHPPKNIYEQMIIWTEQGKLWKFPIDNEQGMVDESDVFFAEHVFLEPLIDEWCPKKGPIRHFMELVCVGLSKNPFLSVEEKKDHINWFRQYFYEKNQLLNEIGAFEIKSLPENVKEYYKPTIPDN